CAGATCCCTGTGGCGGGTCTGGTAGCCTAAGCGAAAGGTCTCGACCGTGGCGCCTGCCGCCAAGGTCAGCAAGGTCGCCACGATCACGCCTTGGACCATTGCAAAAACCGATTGCACCCAGCGCCCGTCAATGCGCGGACCGGCAACCAGCCAGCCCGAAAGCGCCCCCATCGTGCCGGCAACCGCATTTGCGCTGCCGGACACGCGCGCGCCCTCTTGCAGCGCCTGAAAGCTGGTGGCGACGTAAACCGCCATCGCGGCAAAGACGAGCATGGCGAACAGGCGCGTCAGCGTAGGTTGGGCAGACATGGCACTTCTCTTGGGCAATACTTAATCGTCGCGCGCGCGCTCCGCTTCGATCTCGCGCCAGCGGGCCACGGCACGGTTATGATCGGCCAAGTTTGTGCTAAAAGTATGACCGCCGGTGCCATTTGCGACAAAATACAGATAAGGCGTGGCATCCGGGTTCAGCGCCGCTGCAATCGACTCTCGTCCGGGGTTGGCAATGGGGGTGGGTGGCATTCCGTCAATACGGTATGTGTTGTAGGGTGTCACCGCGTCCAGTTCCGACCGGCGCAACCCACGGCCCAAAGTGCCCTCGCCCATGGTAATGCCATAAATCACCGTCGGGTCGGTTTGCAGCCGCATGGGAATGCCCAGCCGATTGACGAAAACGCCTGCCACCTGCGGGCGTTCTTCTGGATCGGCGGTTTCCTTTTCCACGATAGAGGCCATGATGAGCGCGTCGTATGGGCTGTCATAGGGCAGGTCCGGCGCGCGGGTTTCCCAAAGCTCGGCCAAGATCGTCTCTTGCCGCGCACGCATTTCGGCCAGCAATTCGGCCCGGTCCTGTCCGCGCGTTACCGCGTAGCTGTCGGGGGCCAGCCAGCCTTCGTCGGGTTGCTCGCCCACATCGCCCGACAGGAATTCGGCCTGCCGCAGCCCATCCCAGATCTGCCAGCTTGTGGCCCCCTCGGCCACGGTAATGCGCAAGCTGATATCGGGCATGGCGCTGTAGCGGGCATAGTCGGCGGGCGGGGTTTCGCCTGCGTCAAATTGCACAACGGTTTCGAATGTCTGCGTGGCCGGGTCCAATTCGCGCACCAGCGTGTCAATGCGGGTCACGCCAATCCGATACTGAATTTCAGATCCGCAGGTGGATGCGCCGCCACGCGTCAGCAGGTCCATGATTTCGTCCATAGAGGCCGCTTCAGGCACCAGATACGACCCAAAGCGTAACTGGTCAGCGCGGTCAGTATAGCGCGCCCCGATGCGGAACACCTGCGGCGAGCCGATTGCCCCCATTTCCGCCAACTGGGCGGAAACCTGTTGCAGGTTGGCCCCGGGTGCCACCCGGTAACAAATGGCTTGGGTCAAGGGCCCCGGCGCGGTGAACTGGCGTTGGCCTGCCGCGATGACAACAGCCAACCCGATCAGCCCCACGATCATCAGGGTAAGTGTATTGGCGACAATGTGACGGATCATCAGCTTTCCAGTTTGCGCAAGATCAGGCTGGCATTGGTGCCGCCAAAGCCGAAGCTGTTGGACAGCGCCACGTCAATCTTGCGATGGCGCGGCTGGTTCGGGGCCAGATCCAGTGGGGTCTCCACGGCCGGGTTGTCCAGGTTCAGTGTGGGCGGGGCAATCTGGTCACGAATGGCAAGGATCGCGAAAATCGCCTCGACCGCGCCCGCTGCCCCCAGCAAATGCCCAATGGCCGATTTGGTGGAGGACATGGTGGCCTGTGCCGCCGCATCCCCCAGCAGCCGTTCGACCGCGGCCAGTTCGATCGTATCGGCCATGGTCGAGGTGCCATGCGCATTGATGTAGTCGATATCTGCCGCCGCGACCCCGGCGCGCTTGACGGCGGCCTGCATAGAGCGCAGCGCGCCATCGCCATCCTCGGCGGGCGCGGTAATGTGATAGGCGTCGCCCGACATGCCATAGCCGATCACCTCGGCGTATATTTTTGCGCCGCGCGCCTTGGCGTGCTCATATTCCTCCAGCACCACAACGCCGGCGCCTTCGCCCATGACAAACCCGTCGCGGTCCACGTCATAGGGGCGCGAAGCCGCTTGCGGGTTGTCCCCGCGCTTGGTGGACAAAGCCTTGCAGGCATTGAACCCGGCAATGCCGATTTCGCAGATCGGGCTTTCGGCCCCGCCGGCGACCATCACATCCGCGTCGCCCCATTGAATAAGCCGCGCGGCATCGCCAATGGCATGCGCCCCGGTGGAACAGGCGGTCACAACAGCATGGTTCGGCCCCTTGAACCCGTAGCGAATGCTGACCTGCCCGGACACAAGGTTAATCAGCGCCGACGGGATGAAGAAAGGCGACACCCGGCGCGGCCCGCGGTCGCGCAGCAGCACCGCTGTATCCGCGATGGATTGCAACCCGCCAATGCCCGACCCGATCATGACACCGGTGCGTTCGCGCGCGGCCTCATCCTTTGGCATCCAGCCGGAATTCTTCACGGCTTGGTCCGCGGCGGCAATGCCGTAAAGGATGAACTCGTCAACCTTGCGGGCTTCTTTCGGTTCCATCCAGTCATCGGGGTTGAACGTGCCGTCAGACCCGTCGCCGCGCGGCACTTCGCAGGCATAGGTCGTGGCCAGATGGCTGGCGTCGAAGCGGGTGATGGGGCCTGCGCCGGATTGGCCTTGCAACAGGCGTGTCCAAGTTTCTTCCACACCGCAAGCCAGCGGCGTGACCATTCCCAACCCTGTGACGACTACCCTGCGCATTTGGCCCCTCAATTCGTGATCCGGTCCCTACATTGGGTCTGATACCCAGAATTCCAATATAGGGAAAGAGGCGCAAACACGCCATGGGCAGGGATTTGCGTCGGCGGGCGCGTCAGATCACCTCGAACCGGTCCACATCGACCATGCCGTAATCGGTGATCTTCAGATGCGGGATGACCGGCAGCGCGATGAAGGCCAATTGCAAAAACGGCTCTTCCAAGGTTACGCCCAAAGATTTCGCCGCCGCGCGCAACGCGACCAAACGCGCATGAACGTCTTCGTAGCTGTCCAGCGACATGAGCCCCGCCACCGGCAAGGGCAGTTCTGCCAAGACGCGACCGCCTTGCGCAACCACGAAACCGCCCTCAATCTCGGACAGGCGGTTCGCGGCCAGCGCAAGATCGTCATACTCCACGCCGACGGCCACGATATTGTGGTGGTCATGGGCGACCGTGGCGGCAATGGCGCCCTGCCCCATGCCGAAACCGCGCACAAAGCCGGTCGCTATGTTGCCGTTCTTGCCATGGCGTTCGATCACAGCCACCCGCGCCAGGTCGCGCGCGGGATCGGGGCGCTTGTCGCCGCCCTCTGGCGCGATGTCGATGCGCAAGTGTTCGGTGATGATCTTGCCTTCAAGAATACCGATGACCGGCGTGTCGGGCGCGTTGCCTGCATGGCGGAAATCAGAGGGCTGAACTTTCGGCGCGCGCACCGAGTCGCGCGCAACCGGGGCGACCACCTGCCGCGCGGCAAAAGCCGCACCCTCCACCACCTGCCCGCCGCAGATAACAAGGCTGGCGCGGCAGTCGGCCAAATCGGGCAGCGCCACGATATCGGCGCGTTTGCCGGGTGCGATCTGGCCACGGTCCTTCAGCCCAAAGGCTTCGGCCGCCGAGAGCGTGGCCGCGCGGTAGACCGCCAATGCGTCACAGCCCATGGCGATCAGGCTGCGGATCATGTGGTCCAGATGGCCATGCTCGGCAATGTCCAGCGGGTTGCGGTCATCGGTGCACAGGCACATATAGGGCGCGGTGGTGGGTGTCAGCAGCGGGGCAAGTGCTACCATGTCCTTGCTGACAGACCCCTCGCGGATCAGCACGCGCAGGCCCTTTTGCAGCTTTTCGCGGGCTTCCTCGGCGCTGGTCGCCTCATGCTCGGTGCGGATACCTGCCGCGCAATAGGCGTTCAGGTCGCGCCCCGACAGAAGCGGCGCGTGCCCGTCGATATGGCCGCCTGCAAAAGCATGCAGCTTGGCCATACAGCCCGGATCGCGGTGGATGACACCGGGAAAATTCATGAACTCGGCCAGACCGATCACCGAAGGGTGATCGCGCAGGGCCAAAAGCGCCTGCGCATCCAGCGCGGCACCTGCCGTTTCCATATGGGTAGAGGGCACGCAGGATGACAGGTTCACCCGGATATCCATTACCGTGTGTTCGGACGCGCGCTGGAAATAGCGAATGCCGTCAGCCCCCGCGACATTGGCAATTTCATGCGGGTCGCAAATGGCGGTCGTAACCCCGCGCGGGGCCACGCAGCGGTCGAATTCATACGGCGTGACCAGCGAGGATTCGATGTGCAGATGCGTGTCGATGAATCCCGGCACCAGCACCTGCCCGGTCAGGTCAATGACCCGCGCGCCGTCGTACTCAGCGCCCATCCCCACGATCTGCCCCTGATGGATGGCCACATCGCCCGCAAGGCGCGCGCCCGTGACCATGCACAGGGTTTCGGCCCCGCGCAGCACCAGATCGGCAGGCGCTTCGCCCCGTGCCACGGCAATGCGGTCTTCTAGGCCCATGTTCCACCCCGTTTGCAAATTGCGTCAGGGGCCAGACTGCACCCGAACCCCGTCAGCTTGCAAGGGCGCGTATCAGGCTGCGGATCCGGCCCTGCGGTTTGGCTGCGCAGGCGCGTTCATAAAGGGCAAAATCCGCCGCGCAGGTGGTGTCCAGACGGCGGGCCAAATGGGGGGCGAGCGACAGGCGCATCTGGGGCGACGCGTTCAGCCGGTCCAGCGCAAGACCTTGGCCAAGCCGATGCTCCAGAAAGGCGCGAAATTCGTCAAAGGCATCATACCGAAACAGGTGATCGACTGTTTCGCCAGTTTTGGGATGGGTCAGAAACCGCGCTTGCGAACCGACAGCGGCGAAGGTGGGCTGCTCTTCGGCCAGATAGCCCTCGACGAATTGATCGAAGCTAAGCCCCTTGGTGCTTTGCGGCGTGCCATCCAGCCACGCCCCGTGCCGGTAGCGATACCAACTGCCCAGCCAATCTTGCGGATGCCGGATCAGCGCGGTGGTGCTCATCGGGGTCTGATCGAAGATTTGAAGAAACTTCTCCAAACGCCATTTGTAGCGGTGAAACGTGCAATGCTTGATGCGCGGGTCGCCCTGCAACACAAGGTCGGACATCGGCGCCAGCGCTTTTTCCAAAGCGGTGCTGCCGCATTTGGGGGTCGAGAACATTACAAGGCGTTGCTTCATGAATACCAGCACGCCGCGCACTCCTACCGTGGTGTATGCCCGTTAAGGTTGTAGTCTAGCATCGAATATCGTCCCGGTCCACAATCCAAAGATGGGCAAGCGAATAGAAATGCAGCTTATGCCTGTATAACTTGCGCTTCCCGCGCCCCGGCATATTTGCCATGCGCGGTCTTGTCCCAGTAGAACGGGGCAGAGATCAGCTCCCACAGCGCTTTGTAGACGGCGAGAACGGCCAGCGGAAAATAGAGGTGTAGCGCCGGCAACCATCGCCATAGCCCGGCATGGTGGCGCGCGCGCAGTGCAATCGCGCCCAGTGCCAGCGTCGTGGCCTCTGCCAGCAAGAATACTGCGGCCAGCACGCTAAAGGCCTGCCCCGGCAAAGTATCTTGCAACGGATGGCCCAAGCCCAACAGCATCAGCCAAAAGCTCCACAGCAAGGGGGCCAGCAGAAACTGCACCAGCGTGCCCAAGAACAGAACCTGCACGCCGAAAAACCGCCACGCGCCCAGTTGCGACCAGAGCAGCGCGGGCTGGCGCATATGCACCAGCCATGTAATGGCATAGCCCTTCAGCCAGCGCGAACGTTGCTTGATCCAAGGCAGAACGTGGCAGTTCGCTTCCTCGAAAGTGACCGTGGGCAACAAATGCGTGACATAGCCATGCCGGGCCAGACGGATGCCCAGATCGGCATCTTCGGTCACGTTATGGGCATCCCATCCGCCCAGCGAGGTCAGCACATCGCGGCGAAAGAACAGCGTCGTGCCGCCAAGCGGCACCGCCAGCCCCAGCCGCTGCATTCCCGGCAGGATAACCCGGAACCATGTCGCATATTCAATGGTAAAACAGCGCGACAGCCAGTTCACCGCCGGATTGTAGAAATCAAGCACACCCTGCACGCAGGCCAGATTTTTCGGCCCCAAAGCGAAGGCCGCGACAACGCGATGTATCTGGTCGGGTTCGGGCGCGTCCTCTGCATCATAAACCCCAATAATATCGCCGCGCGCGAAGGCCATGGCGTAATTCAATGCGCGCGGTTTGGTTTTCAGCTTGGCATCGGGCACCAGAATGACGCGCATCCAATTGGGCAGGCGCTGCTTGGCCAGTGCGTCGCGGGTCAGATGGTCGTTTTCCTCGACCACCAGCAGGATATCGGTCAATTCGCGCGGCCATGTCAGCCGCGCCAGCCGGTTGACCAAGCGCGGCACCACTTCGGGTTCGCGGTATAGCGGCACCATGACCGACACGATGGGATCCTGCCGCGTGTCATGCACCAACGGCGTGTCCACAGGCCCGCAGCGCAGCGCGGCAAATGCCGCCGCCAGCTTTAGCAGGGTCGATAGGACCAGCGCGAAAACCGCCACCGCGGTCAGCGCCATCAGCACCCCCAACGGCCAAAGCACCGCCAAAAGCGTCAGCCCCGCCAGCAACGCCGCCAGCACGCGGCTGAACCAGCGGTTTTGCAACATGCGGCAGCTTTCCTTTTCGGCAACGCAGGTTTCCGCCCATAGCCGCAGCCGGTTGCGACGCAGGCTAAGGATACGCGCGTGCAGATGCGCTTCCGAGGTCAGCATCATCACGACAGGGCCGAACACGGCTTCCAGCTCTGGGCGGTGGCGCTCGAACTCTGCCGGGCGCGCGCTGGCGACCACGGTCATACCCCCCGCCGCATGCCACGGCAGGCATTTCAGCGTCAGCGCCCGCACCACGCCCAGCCGATCCAGCAAGCGCGGGTCGGGGGGCGGGTCGGCTGCGGTCAGAAAGCGCGTTCCGAACTGGAGGGACAGCGCCTGCATCAGGTGGTCTTGCGTGATCCAGCCGCGCGCCAGAAGGATTTCGCCTAACAGCGCCGCACGCCCATCTTGCTGGCGAATGGCCCGCATCAACTGCGCGGCGCTGAGCGCGCCCATCTCGCGCAGGATCTCGCCCAAGGGCTTGCGCGGCGGGCCGTCGCCCGACAGCACCCGCAGTTGCGTTTGGCGCGGCGGCGGCGCTGCTACCAGATGTTGAACCGCCGCATTCGCCATGGCAAAGCCCCTCGCCCGGGCCATTCCAGCCCAAGGCGATCGAAGCATGATATTGGTTAAGGAAGGTTTAACAAAATGGGGCGGCGGATTTTCTCACCGCTAGAATGCCCGCCGCGACCGCAACGCGGCGCCAATCGTGCCATCATCCAGAAAGTCCAGCTCGCCCCCCACCGGCACGCCTTGGGCCAGCGCACTCAGCGTAACGCCGGTCTGCTCGACCGCTTCAGCGATGTAATGCGCCGTGGTTTGACCATCGACCGTGGCCCCCAAGGCAAGGATCACCTCGGTCACGCTTTCTGTGGCGATCCGCGCCACAAGCTGCGGAATGCGCAACTCGTCCGGACCCACCGCGTCGAGCGCGGACAGCGTGCCCCCAAGCACATGGTAGCGCCCTGCGAATGCCTGTCCGCGTTCCATCGCCCACAGATCAGCGACATCCTCGACCACGCAAATCTCGCCGGTTGCGCGTTTCGGGTCGGCGCAGATATCGCAAATGGGCGCGGTTGCGATATTGCCGCAACGGGTGCAGGGCTGCGCGGTCTGCGCCACGCGGTCCAGCGCAATAACCAAAGGCCGAAGCGCCTGGTCGCGGCGCTGCAACAAGTGCAATACCATGCGCTGCGCCGACCGAGGCCCAAGGCCCGGCAACCGCGCGAACTGACCGATCAACGCGTCAATTTCATCCCGTGCATCGGCCATGCGCGCTTACATCGGCAGGTTCATGTCGCGCGGCAGCCCCATGCTCTCCGCGATCTTGCCCATCTCCTCGCGAGAGCGCGCTTCCGCCTTGGCTTGGGCGTCTTTTATCGCGGCAAGGATAAGGTCTTCCACCACTTCCTTGTCATCCGAGTTGAAGATCGACGGGTCAATGTCGAGCGCCGTCAATTCACCCTTGGCGGTGGCCGTGGCCTTGACCAGCCCGGCCCCGGATTCGCCCGTGACCGTGATCCCCTTCAGGTCTTCCTGAAGCTGCGCCATCTTGCCCTGCATCTCCTGCGCGGCCTTCATCATTTTGGCCATGTCGCCCATGCCACCCAAACCTTTGAACATGTAAGCGTCCTTTCTTCATGTGTCAGAACAGATCTATCTGGGCCGGAAAGACAAGTCCATTCAGGGCATCGACCCTGACACTACCCATCAGGCTACCGTCAACAACGCTGAAAGACCCGATGATATCGTTGTTGTGGTCAATGTGCAGAATGGCCTTTGTGCCGGTCACCGACAGGTTGGAACTGACGTCGCAGCGACGGTCATGGCCCAAGGACAGGCACCCCGCGGCCAGATCACGGTAGCGCACTGCGAAATTGAGCTGGGGTGTTTTCTCAATGGCCTTGTAATGCTCGGTGCTCAACCCTTCGGCCGGCAACAGTTGCACGGCGATGGTTTCCATCTCGAACAGGCTGCGCAGCAGCACCTGACCCTTGATGGTGGCATTCGACGACGCGGCCCCCGTGCGCAAAGCCAGATCGCGGATGCCGGTCTGATCGGCGCACATCAGCGTGTCGAAGGCGAAAAACTGGTCCAGAGGGTCAGCCCCGCCATTGGCAATGGTGCTCAGCAACTCCCGTGCCTGCATGGGGTCGATGGTCACGCGATCTTCACAAGCGGAGGCGGCTTGCGCCGCGGCAATGGCAAGGGCGGCGGGCAAAACAAATTTTAGCATGGTTACTCCATGTATCTGAATTGGGCGAAAAAAGTCAGTGTGCGGCCGGTCGCCTCAAGTTTCACCCGGCAGCTTTCGGACAATTCGATAATGGCACCGACCGCCACGCGTGTCGACCCGCCAGAGGCATCCGCCACGCGAATGAAATCATCCGCCCGTGACCCAAGCTTGTCGACCGTAAACCGGAACGGCACCGCACCCGCACAAATGTAATGCTGAAGTTGCGCGTCCAGTCGGAACGGCTCTGTCGGCAAGGGCGGCGGGCTGGCACTGGGTTCGGGGGTCGCCGAGGTGTCTGGCGTGGTGGTGTCGTCTTCGCCCTTGGGGCGCAACTGCGGCGGCAGTGGGGCGACAGAGGTGGCGGATACGGGCTGCGGAGACTGCTCGGACGCATCCGGGCCGGGCGCAGGCGGCTGGTTTTCTGCTTCGGGCTGGTCTGGGTCCGCCGCCGCGCTGGCATTCTGCGGCGCGGGATCTGGCGCCTGGGGCGCAGATTGTTCAGAGGGCGGGACCGCGTCCGCTGCGGGCGCCGAGGCCGGGCCGGGTTGGATAACGATGACCTGTGGTTCTTTCTTGAAGAAGATAGTGCCAAATGTGAACGCGGTCGTCTCGGAGATAATCCCGCCAAGCACAAGGGCTCCCACCGCCAAAAATACCTTCCAAAACTTGTCGCGTGTCACCCGTCATCCTCCTCGAACGGGTCCCAGTCGGGGTCGAACTCGTCTTCCACCTCGGGAAGTGCTGCGGAAGCGGCCTCGTCCTCTGGCGACGTCAGAGAGCGAATCTCAGCGATCTTCGCCTTGGGGAACGCTTCAAGAACGGCCAATACAATGCTGTTTTGCAAAGCTTCTGCTGCATTAACGCTATGTTGCTCCGCCTGTCTCTCGGCAATCGTCGCTCCGCCGCCCGTATTGGTCACCGACACCGCCCAGCGTGCGCCGGTCCAGCCTTGCAACCGCGCGCCAAGGCGTTGGGCCAGATCAACCGGCGCGCTTTCGGTTGGCTGAAATTCGATCCGGCCGGGGCTGTAGCGCACAAGGCGCAGATTGGTTTCCACCTCGACCAGCAAGGTCATGTCGCGCCGCGCGCGGATCAGGGCCACGACGCTGTCGAAATCGGGGTAGTCGGACAGCGCAGGGGCCACCCCGGCAAGGGCCGCTTGCGGGCCATGGGCCGCGCCCCGCGACACAGCGCGCGGGGCGCTGCCCCCCATCGGCGCGCCGCGCGGCGCGGGCGCACCCGCCCCACCTGTGGGCGGCGTCTGGTCGTGCCATTTGCGCAAAATCTCTTCCGGGCTGGGCAGGTCGGCCATATGAGTCAGGCGGATGATTGCCATTTCCGCCGCCATCATGGCGTTGGGCGCGCTCGCCACCTCCTCCAACGCTTTCAGCAGCATCTGCCAAGTCCGAGTCAGCACCCGCATGGGCAGCGCGGCGGCCATGGCCGCCCCCCGGTCGCGTTCTTCGGGGCTGATGGTCGGATCGTCACCCGCATCGGGGGTGATCTGCGTCACGCTCAGCCAATGGGTAATCTCTGCCAAATCGCGCAGCACCGCCATCGGGTCGGCCCCATCGGCGTATTGCGCGGCCAGTTCAGACAAGGCGGATGCCGCATCGCCGCGCATGATATGGTCGAACAGATCCAGCACGCGCGCGCGGTCGGCCAGCCCCAGCATGGCGCGCACCTGGTCCGCGGTGGTTTCGCCCGCGCCATGGCTGATGGCTTGGTCCAGAAGCGACATGGCATCGCGCACCGACCCTTCGGCGGCGCGGGTAATCAGCGCCAACGCGTCCGCGGCCACCTGCCCGCCTTCGGCGCGGGCCACGCGGTCCAGATGCGCGATCATCACTTCGGGTTCAATCCGGCGCAGATCAAACCGCTGGCAGCGCGACAGCACCGTGACCGGCACTTTGCGAATCTCGGTCGTGGCAAAAATGAATTTCACATGCGCGGGCGGTTCTTCCAGCGTTTTCAACAGCGCGTTGAACGCGTTGTTCGACAGCATGTGCACTTCGTCGATGATATAGATCTTGTAACGGGCCGACGCCGCGCGATAGGCGACAGAATCGATAATTTCACGGATATCGCCCACACCGGTGCGCGAGGCGGCGTCCATTTCCATCACATCGACATGGCGGCCTTCGATGATGGCGCGGCAATGCTCGCACTGCCCGCAAGGTTCCGTGGTTGGCCCGCCTTGTCCGTCCAGCCCGATACAGTTCAGCCCCTTGGCAATGATCCGCGCGGTGGTGGTTTTGCCGGTGCCGCGAATGCCCGTCATGATAAAGGCATGGTGAATCCGGTCGGCGGCAAAGGCGTTGCGCAGGGTGCGCACCATGGCGTCTTGCCCGATCAGATCGGCAAAACTCTCGGGGCGGTATTTGCGCGCCAGAACCTGATACTGTTCGCTCATGCCTGTTCCGTCTGGTTTGGCGGTAGTCTAGCGCGCGACGCGCGCAAGGGAAACGACGTTTTACGCGCCCGGACCATGCCCATGGTGGCGGGCGCCGCAACAGCGCGCATTTTTGGCAAGATGAAGGTTGTGGCGCGTCAGGAAGTTCGTGATCGCTTGGGCATAGTCTGCGGGCTTCTCGATTTGCGGCAAATGGCCTGCGTGGCGGATCAGGGCAAACTCTGCACCGGGGATAAGCGCGACTGTCTCTTGCACCAGATCGGGCGGGGTCGACCCGTCGCGGTCGCCCGCGATCCCCAAGCATGGCAGGCGCAGCGTGGCCGTGGTGGTGTAAAAATCGGTGCCCGCAATGGCCTGCGCGCAGCCCACCCAGCCATCCACGGGCGTAGCTAGGAACATGTCGCGCCAAGTCTGGAATTCGGGCGTGGCGCGGAACCGGGGCGTGAACCAACGCGCCATCGTGGCATCGGCCAACGCCCCCAACCCCTTGGCGCCTGCGCTTGCCGCACGGTCGCGCCAGATTTCGGCGGTGGCAATGCGCGCCGCCGTGTTCGACAAGATCAGCGCGCGGCACAGATCGGGCCGTTTGATCGCCAGCCCTTGGGCCACCATACCACCAAGGCTAAGGCCCAGAAACACGCATGGGCCAAGCGCAAGATGGTCCAGCAGCGCCTCGGTGTCGCGCACAAGCTGGCCCATGGAATATGGCGGTTGCGGCACGCCCGAGCGCCCGTGCCCGCGCCGGTCGTAGCGCAGAACGCGCAAACCTTCGGGCAGATGCGGCAATAGCGGATCCCAAATGTCCATCGTGCAGCCAAGCGCATTGGACAGCACCAATGGCAGCCCATCTTCGGGGCCGGTCACTTGGTAATGCAGGTCCACGCCGTTAAGCGGCGCGGTTGGCATCGAACGCTCCTGCGCCAAGGGCGCGGATGAACACGTCGCGATCCACATTGCCGCCGGTGGCAACCGCGATCACCGTGTCACCCGGCACGGCGTCGGGCAGGAACAGGGCCGCAGCCAGCGCCACGGCGCCCCCCGGTTCCAACACCAGTTTCAGCCGGTCCTGCGCCAGCGCCATTGCCGCCAAGACCTGCGCGTCCGACACGACCAGACCGGGGCCGCAGAGGCGCTGCAAGATCGGAAATGTCAGCTTGCCGGGCGCTTGTGTCAGGATAGCGTCGCACAGACCGGCGCGGGCGGGATTGGTCACGATCCGGCCTTGTGCCAGCGATTGCGCGGTGTCGTCAAAGCCTTCGGGTTCGACCGGGCGCACGCGCAGCCCGGGCGCGCGCGCCTCTAGCGCCAGCGCAATGCCTGCCGTCAGCCCGCCGCCGCCGCAGCACACCAGCACATCGGCCAGCATGTCAGCGGCCTGCGCGGCAATTTCCAGCCCCACCGTGCCTTGGCCTGCGATCACCTGGGCGTTGTCAAAGGGCAAGATCAGGTCCAGCCCGCGCGCGGTCGCCAGTTCCGCCGCCAAAGTGTCGCGGTCGGTCGTGGCGCGGTCATAAGTCACGACCTCGGCCCCAAGGGCGGCTGTGTTGTCCAGCTTCACCCGTGGCGCATCCAACGGCATAAGGATGACCGCAGCGCGCCCCAATTCGCGCGCCGCCAGAGCCACGCCCTGCGCGTGATTGCCCGAAGAGCAGGCCAGAACCCCCGTCACCCCATCTGGCAGGGCCGATAAAGCCGCCCGCGCCCCGCGATATTTAAAGCTGCCCGTATGTTGCAGGCATTCCGCCTTGACCAGCACGCGCCGCCCCGCAACCGCATCCAGAAAGGGCGAGGACAGAAGCGGCGTTTGCCGCGCATGGCCAGCAAGCCGCGCGGCGGCAGCATCTATCATGTCAATATTCACAAGCACATTCCCAGCCATGTGTTGATCGCGCGCAGCGATTCTGCTTCGTCCAAGAACGGCACATGCCCGCGCCCCGGAACCTCTTCGACCACCATATCGGGGCGCAGGCGGGTCATTTCTGCCAAGGTCGTCGCACTTAGCAAAGCCGAGTCTGCGCCCCGGATCACGGCTAAGGGCAAGCCTTCGCACGCCGCGAACATCGGCCACAGATCGCCCGCGCCGCCCGCGCGCGCGGCCAGATAAGCATCGCGTAGGGCCGGGTCGTAATTGATCTGCAATCCTTGATCGGTCTTTATGAAATGCTTGCGCGCTTCCTCGGCCCAGCGGCTGGCCGGCACGTCGAATTCCGGCATGGCGCGCGCCAGCGCCATCGCCGCTTCGCCATGGCTGCGCGCGGCGGGGTTGCGCCCGATATAGGCGTCAATCCGGTCCAGCCCTTCCGGCTCTATCACCGGGCCGATGTCGTTCAGGAACAGCCCGCGCAGGCGGTCCTTGGCAATAACGGCCAGATACATGCCGATCAGCCCCCCGCGCGAGGTGCCAAGGATCGCCGCCTGTTCCAGCCCCAGATGGT
This genomic window from Roseibaca calidilacus contains:
- a CDS encoding TrgA family protein, with the translated sequence MSAQPTLTRLFAMLVFAAMAVYVATSFQALQEGARVSGSANAVAGTMGALSGWLVAGPRIDGRWVQSVFAMVQGVIVATLLTLAAGATVETFRLGYQTRHRDLDDAMQGFFHYIAEEAPKLATPEISIPLGLFCLVGGVVLAVLCRAMEARRTAR
- the mltG gene encoding endolytic transglycosylase MltG, producing the protein MIRHIVANTLTLMIVGLIGLAVVIAAGQRQFTAPGPLTQAICYRVAPGANLQQVSAQLAEMGAIGSPQVFRIGARYTDRADQLRFGSYLVPEAASMDEIMDLLTRGGASTCGSEIQYRIGVTRIDTLVRELDPATQTFETVVQFDAGETPPADYARYSAMPDISLRITVAEGATSWQIWDGLRQAEFLSGDVGEQPDEGWLAPDSYAVTRGQDRAELLAEMRARQETILAELWETRAPDLPYDSPYDALIMASIVEKETADPEERPQVAGVFVNRLGIPMRLQTDPTVIYGITMGEGTLGRGLRRSELDAVTPYNTYRIDGMPPTPIANPGRESIAAALNPDATPYLYFVANGTGGHTFSTNLADHNRAVARWREIEAERARDD
- the fabF gene encoding beta-ketoacyl-ACP synthase II, giving the protein MRRVVVTGLGMVTPLACGVEETWTRLLQGQSGAGPITRFDASHLATTYACEVPRGDGSDGTFNPDDWMEPKEARKVDEFILYGIAAADQAVKNSGWMPKDEAARERTGVMIGSGIGGLQSIADTAVLLRDRGPRRVSPFFIPSALINLVSGQVSIRYGFKGPNHAVVTACSTGAHAIGDAARLIQWGDADVMVAGGAESPICEIGIAGFNACKALSTKRGDNPQAASRPYDVDRDGFVMGEGAGVVVLEEYEHAKARGAKIYAEVIGYGMSGDAYHITAPAEDGDGALRSMQAAVKRAGVAAADIDYINAHGTSTMADTIELAAVERLLGDAAAQATMSSTKSAIGHLLGAAGAVEAIFAILAIRDQIAPPTLNLDNPAVETPLDLAPNQPRHRKIDVALSNSFGFGGTNASLILRKLES
- the ade gene encoding adenine deaminase; the protein is MGLEDRIAVARGEAPADLVLRGAETLCMVTGARLAGDVAIHQGQIVGMGAEYDGARVIDLTGQVLVPGFIDTHLHIESSLVTPYEFDRCVAPRGVTTAICDPHEIANVAGADGIRYFQRASEHTVMDIRVNLSSCVPSTHMETAGAALDAQALLALRDHPSVIGLAEFMNFPGVIHRDPGCMAKLHAFAGGHIDGHAPLLSGRDLNAYCAAGIRTEHEATSAEEAREKLQKGLRVLIREGSVSKDMVALAPLLTPTTAPYMCLCTDDRNPLDIAEHGHLDHMIRSLIAMGCDALAVYRAATLSAAEAFGLKDRGQIAPGKRADIVALPDLADCRASLVICGGQVVEGAAFAARQVVAPVARDSVRAPKVQPSDFRHAGNAPDTPVIGILEGKIITEHLRIDIAPEGGDKRPDPARDLARVAVIERHGKNGNIATGFVRGFGMGQGAIAATVAHDHHNIVAVGVEYDDLALAANRLSEIEGGFVVAQGGRVLAELPLPVAGLMSLDSYEDVHARLVALRAAAKSLGVTLEEPFLQLAFIALPVIPHLKITDYGMVDVDRFEVI
- a CDS encoding glycosyltransferase codes for the protein MANAAVQHLVAAPPPRQTQLRVLSGDGPPRKPLGEILREMGALSAAQLMRAIRQQDGRAALLGEILLARGWITQDHLMQALSLQFGTRFLTAADPPPDPRLLDRLGVVRALTLKCLPWHAAGGMTVVASARPAEFERHRPELEAVFGPVVMMLTSEAHLHARILSLRRNRLRLWAETCVAEKESCRMLQNRWFSRVLAALLAGLTLLAVLWPLGVLMALTAVAVFALVLSTLLKLAAAFAALRCGPVDTPLVHDTRQDPIVSVMVPLYREPEVVPRLVNRLARLTWPRELTDILLVVEENDHLTRDALAKQRLPNWMRVILVPDAKLKTKPRALNYAMAFARGDIIGVYDAEDAPEPDQIHRVVAAFALGPKNLACVQGVLDFYNPAVNWLSRCFTIEYATWFRVILPGMQRLGLAVPLGGTTLFFRRDVLTSLGGWDAHNVTEDADLGIRLARHGYVTHLLPTVTFEEANCHVLPWIKQRSRWLKGYAITWLVHMRQPALLWSQLGAWRFFGVQVLFLGTLVQFLLAPLLWSFWLMLLGLGHPLQDTLPGQAFSVLAAVFLLAEATTLALGAIALRARHHAGLWRWLPALHLYFPLAVLAVYKALWELISAPFYWDKTAHGKYAGAREAQVIQA